The genomic interval AAGGATAGACCAAAGATATGAAAAAACATGACTGTAATTTACAGTTacatattatttgttaacaaatTCGGGTCAACAGATTGTTGACTCGGTTCTTAGGATCAGGTCCTCGAGTGTTTCATCTGTGAATCGACCAGTCACGCCGCGTGCTTGTGATGTACAACCATAGGCTGTTGGTTGATAGTGAGGTCCAAAACAAGACCCATATTGTCATATTCCCGTACTATATTTTCATCGCAATATTTGCTTTTCCAGAAGTATGACATTATGGTACTATTCCAGTAGCTTATTCAATCACTGATACTAAGCCGAATCCTGTGAAGAGGAATGAGTGACCAGTTTCTCCGTGGCACAGGAAGAACTTTACCTCAAGAATAACAAGCAGGAGAGCAATTTATTCTATCTTTATAAAATTCATAATGAGGGAGTCAGAAACTGCATGTTTTACAATGGTAGTACGTTTTGCATGTTGCAAtattgcttttgtccatcctCACAAAAATCCATGTATAATAATAGCTATGTTAAAGTGTTCCCATTGTCTAAATTTGTACACTCAATTTAGCATATGCACGGCCGCACCCGGGTTAAAGGCAGTTATGTGAAAGAATGCTTCACTCCAGAAGGAGTAGATCAGAGCCCTCGCGCCTAACTGGCTTTCTATGATAACAGCAGCATGTTCGATATTCAGAGTTTCTTCACATTACAAGTTCTTGGTTCAAGTATCTGTATCAGCAAATCTCTTGTATaccgaaccaaaacaagtcgAAGGAAGGGCACCACTACGTAATACCAGATATATAATAAACGCTACGTATGCAGCTGTAGCACTGCATACCACAACACCAAACAGAATTCCATTTACTTCAGCGACAAAGAAATCCAGCAATAGATAACCATTGATTACCATCACCAAAACAGCCACAGTCCATGCCACTTTCTGCAGTTCATAATTtagaaacaaaatgaaaattagcTAAAAAAAGTTGTTCTCACTATTTCATTGCTACAATATATAAAAGTCGAACCATCTGAACCACAATCTAACACAGATATAGGATGAACAATTCTTGTCAACTATATGTTTTACTTTTCTAGTTCCAAGACTGAGCACATCATTCCATTTTTAAGATTACAATCCTTAAAATTCAAAGGTTTAGGGTCCAAAATGAGGTCCTTATAGCCATTAAAATCATATGCATTtgctaattaaaaaaaaaagaccaacAAGATAGAATAAAGAGCTAACAGCTTACCTCGAGTAGAGGTCCAATCTTAAAGACCCCCATGATCTGCTCCTTTGAGACCAAAGTGAGAAGTGGTATAAGAGCAAAAGGTATCTGAACTGACTGAAGTACATTAAGCCATTCATTCAACACATCCAGCGATCCTTCTGAAGTGTTAAAGATAATTGCCACAATTATAGTTGGCACAATTGCGAAGCTTCTTGTGATCAACGCCCTCAGCCACTTCTTCAATCGGAGATTAAGGAAGCCGCCCATTATAAACTGCCCAGCATATGTCCCAGTTATTGTGCTACTTTGTCCAGCGGCCAATAAACCAACACCCCAGATATAAAGAATGGGATAAAGCCCTCCTCCATACTTCTCTTGAAGAAACTGACCTGCATTAACTAGTCCTATACTATCAGCTTGTTTAGTACCATAAAATCCCTTGGCGAAAACTGTGGTGACAAACAAATTGATGATAAAGGAGATGAAAAGTGCAATTGATGACTCAATCGAATAGTAGTTAAGTGCCTCTTGAACCCGTCCTTTCTTCTGGGGATCAATATTTCTCGACTGCACTAAAGCAGAGTGCAAAAAAACATTGTGTGGCATAATGACACAGCCCACAACTCCCACAGCCTGCCGAATTGTTCTTGAGCTAAGCCTTGGAACCAGAATACCTGCAAAGCGGAGAGAGTTCTTAAATACTTATTCAGTACAACAACTGATATCATATCAGTACTGACAACTAAGTACAAGTTTGGACTACAAGTTTACCGATTAAAAGTTCTTTTCCACTCGGTTTTGTGTCAACAAACATCCAGGCAAACGATAAAGCCATAGTTGCAATGAGAACCGCAAAAACACCTTCCAACTTCCTCACCCCATAATTCTCAAGAATTAAAAGAAGGAAACTGTTACatggaaaggaaaaaaaacagcaTAAACCCCTAGTTAATGCAGAGTTATTGGTTAGAAGAGGATTATTACTCCTCAATGACCATATTCCCATTTCCAACAACTAAAAATGAAGAGATGAACTAAACATGAAAGAGTTACCGGCACTTTCTATTTCACTCGTCACAGATTTTAAAAAGCCACATACAATGGAACTGAGTTGAGTTCGAAACTAAACTTAAGACAGATGCTGAAGTCAACACACTAAAATCTTACT from Argentina anserina chromosome 2, drPotAnse1.1, whole genome shotgun sequence carries:
- the LOC126782565 gene encoding metal transporter Nramp2-like, which codes for MSAQLRQDNNHLTSHDVKLVDDEEEASRLLRPQSSPSSSSSDDDEVAFESREKILIVDADSVPGDDDSTQAPPFSWKKLWLFTGPGFLMSIAFLDPGNLEGDLQSGAIAGYSLLWLLMWATAMGLLVQLLSARLGVATGRHLAELCRDEYPKWAGLVLWFMAELALIGADIQEVIGSAIAIQILSNGVLPLWAGVLITASDCFLLLILENYGVRKLEGVFAVLIATMALSFAWMFVDTKPSGKELLIGILVPRLSSRTIRQAVGVVGCVIMPHNVFLHSALVQSRNIDPQKKGRVQEALNYYSIESSIALFISFIINLFVTTVFAKGFYGTKQADSIGLVNAGQFLQEKYGGGLYPILYIWGVGLLAAGQSSTITGTYAGQFIMGGFLNLRLKKWLRALITRSFAIVPTIIVAIIFNTSEGSLDVLNEWLNVLQSVQIPFALIPLLTLVSKEQIMGVFKIGPLLEKVAWTVAVLVMVINGYLLLDFFVAEVNGILFGVVVCSATAAYVAFIIYLVLRSGALPSTCFGSVYKRFADTDT